A region of Vitis riparia cultivar Riparia Gloire de Montpellier isolate 1030 chromosome 12, EGFV_Vit.rip_1.0, whole genome shotgun sequence DNA encodes the following proteins:
- the LOC117927330 gene encoding nifU-like protein 2, chloroplastic yields MQGVVVANPSYCCRAKHALEPSSSSSPIKIPSFFTRGSDLRRRASSRSLRIRNPIRTRSRVVKAVATPDSAVELPLTAENVESVLDEIRPYLISDGGNVALHEIDGNVVRLKLQGACGSCPSSVMTMKMGIERRLMEKIPEIVAVEPIADEETGLELNEENIEKVLEEIRPYLVGAAGGSLELVGIDEPIAKVRITGPAAGVMTVRVAVTQKLREKIPAIAAVQLL; encoded by the exons atgcAAGGCGTGGTGGTGGCGAATCCGTCCTACTGCTGCAGAGCCAAACACGCCCTAGAGCCTTCCTCTTCGTCCTCACCCATCAAG ATTCCGAGCTTCTTCACGAGGGGGAGTGATCTGCGGCGGCGGGCCTCGTCGCGTTCCCTGCGGATTCGGAACCCTATTAGAACACGTAGCCGAG TTGTCAAGGCTGTTGCTACCCCGGATTCAGCAGTGGAATTGCCACTAACTGCAGAGAATGTTGAAAGTGTATTAGATGAGATCCGACCGTATCTTATTTCAGATGGAGGTAATGTGGCATTACATGAGATTGATGGTAACGTTGTACGTTTGAAGCTACAAGGGGCATGTGGCTCCTGTCCAAGTTCTGTAATGACAATGAAAATGGGCATTGAGCGCCGTTTAATGGAAAAGATCCCTGAAATCGTAGCTGTGGAACCAATAGCAGATGAAGAAACTGGCCTTGAGCTGAATGAAGAAAACATAGAGAAG GTGCTTGAGGAAATAAGGCCATACCTTGTTGGGGCAGCAGGTGGATCTCTTGAACTTGTGGGAATCGATGAGCCAATAGCTAAAGTCAGAATCACAGGTCCAGCGGCTGGGGTAATGACTGTTCGGGTGGCTGTCACACAAAAACTGAGGGAGAAAATTCCTGCCATTGCAGCAGTTCAGCTTCTATAG